From one Triticum aestivum cultivar Chinese Spring chromosome 4B, IWGSC CS RefSeq v2.1, whole genome shotgun sequence genomic stretch:
- the LOC123090647 gene encoding VQ motif-containing protein 29, with the protein MEHGEGRHEAALRAVQRAPAKPWRGAGAPPPPRVYRVEPRDFRELVQRLTGAGTATTGAPARAEVHAAAAHGGREAAPVEQFDYSSWFSAPLLSPASMPAGMDGHHGALL; encoded by the coding sequence ATGGAGCACGGCGAGGGGAGGCACGAGGCGGCGCTGAGGGCGGTGCAGAGGGCGCCGGCCAAGCCGTGGCGCGgcgccggcgccccgccgccgcccagggTGTACCGGGTGGAGCCCCGGGACTTCCGGGAGCTCGTGCAGAGGCTCACCGGTGCCGGCACGGCCACGACGGGCGCGCCGGCTCGTGCAGAGGTTCACGCGGCCGCGGCGCACGGGGGCAGGGAGGCCGCCCCCGTGGAGCAGTTCGACTACTCGTCGTGGTTCTCCGCACCGCTGCTTAGCCCCGCGTCCATGCCGGCCGGCATGGACGGACACCATGGCGCTCTGCTGTAG